From the Desulfovibrio sp. genome, the window ATATTGCGGGCGTACTGCTGACCGGGGGCATCCGTCCCTCCGAAAACGTCTGCAAGTTCATTGAAGGCTGGACAGGCTCGCCCCTGCCCATCCTGCTGACGCCGCACCACACCTACAAGGCCTTTATGGCCCTGCAAAGCATCATCGCCCCCATTGAACCGGGCGATCTGCGCAAGATCAACAGCGTGCTGGGCCTGTTTGAACAGTACGTCAACGGCAAGGAAATCGAAAACCGCATCGGCGGCGAGCGCAGCAGCCGCATCACGCCCATGATGTTTGAATTCGAGCTGATCCAGCGCGCCAAGGCCAACAAGATGCGCATCGTGCTGGCCGAAGGCACCGAGGAGCGCATCCTGCGCGCCACGGATATCCTTCTGCGCCGCGATGTTGCCGAGATCATCCTGCTTGGCGATGTGGAAGAAATCCGCTCCAAGGCCAGCGCCTTTGGCCTGGACATTGCCAAGGCCCGCCTCATCGACCCGGTGAAATCCGAGCTGTTTGACGACTACGCCAACACCTACTACGAACTGCGCAAGAAGAAGGGCATTACCCCTGAACAGGCGCGCGACACCATGACCGACGCCACCTACTTTGCCACCATGATGGTCAAGAAGGACGATGCCGACGGCATGGTTTCCGGTTCGGTCAACACCACGGCGCACACCATCCGCCCGGCCTTTGAATTTGTGAAGACCAAGCCCGGATTCACCGTGGTTTCCTCGGTCTTCCTCATGTGCCTCAAGGATCGCGTGCTGGCTTTTGGCGACTGCGCCGTGAACCCCAATCCCTCCGCGCAGCAACTGGCCGAAATCGCCATTGCCTCGGCCCACACGGCCAAGGTGTTTGGCATTGAGCCCCGCGTTGCCATGCTTTCCTACTCCACCGGTACTTCCGGCAAGGGTGCGGACGTGGACGTTGTGGTGGAAGCCACCAAGATCGCGCAGGAAATGGCCCCCGATCTCGCACTGGAAGGCCCCTTGCAGTACGACGCGGCCATCGACCCCTCGGTTGCCAAAACCAAGATGCCCGACAGCAAGGTTGCCGGTAAGGCCACGGTGTTCATCTTCCCCGACCTCAACACCGGCAACAATACCTACAAGGCCGTGCAGCGCGCTGCTGGCGCGGTGGCCATCGGGCCCGT encodes:
- the pta gene encoding phosphate acetyltransferase gives rise to the protein MHNGLYITATGPMTGKSAIALGAMQLLTRSMRKVAFFRPIINEPLWDDRDPDIHLMLEYFKLKMDYADTFAYTQREARQIINQGSRNLLIENIIQKYKKLLETYDFVVCVGTDFLAKDPVFEFELNAEIAANLGCPVLLVTSGYNVSAEDIRDSLQITMDSLEPYALDVVATIVNRRNLTQTELDELRAHFSTQDSPALIFSVPNDPTIGQPTMADVKKGLDAEVLFGEKRLDALVGDYLIAAMHVDNVLNYIAKDQLIVTPGDRADVLLAAIASRLSSSTPDIAGVLLTGGIRPSENVCKFIEGWTGSPLPILLTPHHTYKAFMALQSIIAPIEPGDLRKINSVLGLFEQYVNGKEIENRIGGERSSRITPMMFEFELIQRAKANKMRIVLAEGTEERILRATDILLRRDVAEIILLGDVEEIRSKASAFGLDIAKARLIDPVKSELFDDYANTYYELRKKKGITPEQARDTMTDATYFATMMVKKDDADGMVSGSVNTTAHTIRPAFEFVKTKPGFTVVSSVFLMCLKDRVLAFGDCAVNPNPSAQQLAEIAIASAHTAKVFGIEPRVAMLSYSTGTSGKGADVDVVVEATKIAQEMAPDLALEGPLQYDAAIDPSVAKTKMPDSKVAGKATVFIFPDLNTGNNTYKAVQRAAGAVAIGPVLQGLNKPVNDLSRGCTVPDIVNTVAITAVQAAAEKAAQK